From a region of the Oryza sativa Japonica Group chromosome 6, ASM3414082v1 genome:
- the LOC4340047 gene encoding transcription initiation factor TFIID subunit 14b: MPQASSSSSPATAAAPPPPQPAADPSPSAVPASEEALDPQTPAPPPQAQPEAVLTAAQKALRSKPTRPPEDSDKKNKKLKDVEISFPIVYGTISFWLGKKASEYNSHKWTVYVRSATNEDLSVIVKRVVFQLHPSFTNPTRVVEQPPFELSESGWGEFEIAITLYFHSDVCEKRLDLFHQLKLYPEEDTGPQSTKKPVVVETYDEIVFPEPTEAFFQRVQNHPAATVPRLPPGITLPPPGPMELVPHEKKRGDTKDHPLSQWFSNFSEADELLKLAAARQQVQAHIAKLRRQLSMIDGMPQQSKAVSVQGQQFGHG, from the exons atgccgcaagcctcctcctcctcctcgccggcgacggcggcggcgccgcctccgccgcagcctGCGGCGGACCCTTCTCCGTCGGCTGTGCCAGCTTCGGAGGAGGCGCTGGACCCGcagacgccggcgccgccgccgcaggcgcaGCCGGAGGCCGTGCTGACCGCCGCGCAGAAGGCGCTCCGCTCCAAGCCGACGAGGCCGCCCGAAGACTCCGACAAGAAG AATAAAAAACTCAAGGATGTGGAGATCAGTTTCCCAATTGTCTATGGAACCATTTCTTTCTGGCTTGGCAAGAAGGCAAGCga GTACAACTCTCACAAATGGACTGTGTATGTTCGCTCTGCAACAAATGAGGATTTAAGTGTGATAGTTAAGCGTGTGGTGTTTCAACTTCACCCGAGTTTCACTAATCCAACAAGAGTTGTAGAGCAACCACCTTTCGAGTTGTCTGAATCTGGCTGGGGAGAATTTGAAATTGCAATAACCCTTTATTTCCACAGTGACGTGTGTGAAAAGCGTCTGGATTT GTTTCATCAACTTAAACTGTATCCAGAAGAGGACACTGGACCACAATCAACTAAAAAGCCTGTTGTCGTGGAAACGTACGATGAAATTGTCTTCCCTGAGCCCACTGAGGCCTTTTTCCAACGAGTACAAAATCATCCAGCTGCTACTGTGCCTAGGTTGCCTCCTGGTATAACCTTGCCTCCTCCAG GCCCTATGGAACTTGTGCCACATGAAAAGAAGCGTGGTGACACTAAGGATCATCCTTTGAGCCAGTGGTTCTCAAATTTCTCTGAAGCTGATGAACTATTAAAACTGGCTGCTGCTCGGCAACAG GTGCAAGCTCACATAGCTAAGCTGAGAAGGCAATTAAGCATGATAGATGGAATGCCTCAGCAATCCAAAGCTGTTTCTG TTCAAGGCCAACAATTTGGGCACGGCTAA